In a genomic window of Helianthus annuus cultivar XRQ/B chromosome 10, HanXRQr2.0-SUNRISE, whole genome shotgun sequence:
- the LOC110883121 gene encoding uncharacterized protein LOC110883121, with protein MSDNETTPATPSKPTPPPLHPVYSVTNIQQKVRVLDGVKVSYTSWVRLFQLHARGYRVLAHIDGTPSPGEKDPTYASWQEIDSIVLQWIYGSISDDLLGRVLTAESTARQAWIRIQNIFHNNKGARIAALEHEFANMTLKSQPSLEAYFQRLRELADQLNDLLDVPIDDKRLVLQMVRGLPTEFDTMGSLIHQSLPAWEEACEMLLGDQKRRQARDLLDGNTVVAAAQTPNPSPTNNLPPTRDSTPNPTNTQPNRDYRSRSNQPRNRGRGRGSASRNTSSQPNNTHQSRSFGSAPPPPYPYWAPPPYWAPPPCPYPTTSAWTQPWQPYGPTPPPAGQQPSAQQSSPTSQPNGQQAHAHFTDLDALDPSQIAQAFQTIAVNSAANENWDMDTGTTSHVTLDQGTLSTFSPITRMAL; from the exons ATGTCAGACAACGAGACAACTCCTGCCACACCCTCGAAGCCAACCCCACCTCCCCTCCATCCCGTTTATTCAGTTACCAACATTCAGCAAAAGGTTCGAGTTCTTGATGGTGTAAAAGTCTCATACACCTCATGGGTTCGCCTCTTTCAGCTACACGCTCGCGGCTATCGGGTTCTTGCTCACATTGACGGCACGCCGTCACCCGGAGAAAAAGATCCTACGTATGCTTCATGGCAGGAAATTGATTCAATTGTGCTTCAATGGATCTATGGATCTATTTCGGATGATTTACTTGGACGCGTTCTCACTGCTGAATCCACGGCTCGTCAAGCCTGGATCCGGATTCAGAACATATTTCACAACAACAAGGGCGCTCGTATCGCTGCTCTTGAACACGAGTTCGCTAATATGACTCTCAAGTCCCAACCTTCATTGGAGGCGTATTTTCAGCGTCTACGCGAACTCGCCGACCAGCTTAATGATCTTCTTGACGTTCCTATTGATGACAAGCGGCTTGTCCTGCAGATGGTCCGTGGTTTGCCGACAGAGTTTGATACTATGGGGTCCCTCATTCACCAGTCTCTTCCGGCCTGGGAGGAGGCATGTGAGATGCTTCTTGGAGATCAAAAGAGACGCCAAGCCCGCGATCTTTTGGATGGAAATACTGTTGTTGCTGCTGCCCAAACACCAAACCCATCACCCACCAATAACCTTCCGCCCACTCGTGACTCCACACCCAACCCAACTAACACCCAACCCAACCGTGACTATCGGTCCCGGTCAAACCAGCCCCGGAACCGAGGTCGCGGCCGTGGCTCAGCCTCTCGTAACACCTCATCTCAGCCCAACAACACCCACCAGTCGCGCTCCTTTGGATCTGCACCTCCCCCTCCATACCCATATTGGGCTCCCCCACCTTACTGGGCTCCGCCCCCATGCCCCTACCCAACTACATCCGCCTGGACCCAACCTTGGCAACCATACGGGCCTACTCCACCTCCTGCGGGTCAGCAGCCATCGGCTCAGCAGTCGTCACCCACTTCTCAGCCCAACGGCCAGCAGGCCCACGCTCACTTCACTGACTTGGATGCTTTGGACCCATCTCAAATCGCCCAGGCATTTCAGACAATTGCCGTGAACTCCGCGGCTAATGAGAATTGGGATATGGACACTGGAACGACGTCTCATGTCACTCTCGATCAAGGTACTCTCTCCACTTTTTCCCC GATTACAAGGATGGCACTGTAA